One genomic region from Hoeflea algicola encodes:
- the recA gene encoding recombinase RecA, producing the protein MAQNSLRLVEEKSVDKSKALDAALSQIERSFGKGSIMKLGANEGVVEIETVPTGSLGLDIALGIGGLPRGRVIEIFGPESSGKTTLALQTIAEAQKKGGICGFIDAEHALDPVYARKLGVDLESLLISQPDNGEQALEITDTLVRSGALDVLVIDSVAALTPRAEIEGEMGDSLPGLQARLMSQALRKLTASISRSNCMVIFINQIRMKIGVMFGSPETTTGGNALKFYASVRLDIRRIGSVKDRDEVVGNQTRVKVVKNKMAPPFKQVEFDIMYGEGVSKVGELIDLGVKAGIVEKSGAWFSYNSQRLGQGRENSKQFLRDNPVLADEIELSLRQNAGLIAEKFLEEDRSAGENDDAGSAEM; encoded by the coding sequence ATGGCACAGAACTCTTTGCGACTGGTAGAGGAAAAATCCGTGGACAAAAGCAAGGCGCTCGACGCCGCACTTTCTCAGATCGAACGCTCGTTCGGCAAGGGCTCGATCATGAAGCTCGGCGCCAATGAGGGCGTGGTCGAGATCGAAACGGTTCCGACCGGTTCGCTGGGGCTCGACATTGCGCTGGGCATTGGCGGTTTGCCACGCGGCCGCGTGATCGAGATTTTCGGGCCGGAAAGCTCCGGCAAGACCACGCTGGCGCTGCAGACCATTGCCGAAGCGCAGAAGAAGGGCGGCATTTGCGGCTTTATCGATGCTGAGCACGCGCTCGACCCGGTCTATGCCCGCAAGCTCGGCGTTGACCTCGAAAGCCTGCTGATTTCGCAGCCTGACAATGGCGAGCAGGCGCTCGAAATCACCGATACGCTGGTTCGTTCCGGCGCGCTTGATGTGCTGGTGATCGATTCGGTGGCTGCATTGACGCCGCGCGCCGAAATCGAAGGTGAAATGGGCGACAGCCTGCCAGGCTTGCAGGCGCGACTGATGAGCCAGGCGCTGCGCAAGCTGACCGCCTCGATCTCGCGTTCGAACTGCATGGTAATCTTCATCAACCAGATCCGCATGAAGATCGGCGTGATGTTCGGCTCGCCCGAAACCACCACCGGCGGCAATGCGCTGAAATTCTATGCCTCGGTGCGGCTCGATATCCGCCGCATCGGCTCGGTCAAGGACCGCGATGAAGTGGTCGGCAACCAGACCCGGGTCAAGGTGGTCAAGAACAAGATGGCGCCGCCGTTCAAGCAGGTCGAGTTCGACATCATGTATGGTGAAGGTGTTTCCAAGGTCGGCGAATTGATCGATCTGGGCGTGAAAGCCGGGATTGTCGAGAAATCCGGCGCCTGGTTCTCCTACAACAGCCAGCGGCTGGGGCAGGGGCGCGAGAACTCCAAGCAGTTCCTGCGGGACAATCCGGTGCTGGCCGACGAGATCGAACTGTCGCTTCGCCAGAATGCCGGGCTGATTGCCGAAAAATTTCTGGAAGAAGACCGCAGCGCCGGGGAGAATGACGACGCCGGCTCCGCCGAAATGTAG
- a CDS encoding carbohydrate kinase family protein — MARILAIGGAHIDRTGRLAAPHRPGASNPGFWQSEAGGGVFNAARNLSRLGHQVTLVAPRGGDAAADEVTRAAADAGIEDCPLTFLDRATPSYSAILEPDGNLITALADMALYDQVPARRLMTARLHKRLASADLLLADANLPEDALYALSKTAAGHGIPVAAIAVSPAKVVRWHRSLPHLALLAMNAAEAATLSGSPAEDPRNWSDLLSPLGLCCGLISAGAGPVMAFDDSGVTLLASPPLGSLADVTGAGDALASGFVDGLLAGGTRENNLIRGIALARLTATVRGPVRPDLSPHLLAQALAAMPKPTPIHT, encoded by the coding sequence ATGGCGCGCATCCTTGCCATCGGAGGCGCCCATATCGACCGCACCGGCCGGCTTGCTGCCCCGCACCGGCCTGGCGCCTCCAATCCCGGCTTCTGGCAGAGCGAGGCCGGCGGTGGTGTTTTCAACGCAGCGCGCAACCTTTCGCGGCTCGGCCACCAGGTCACGCTTGTGGCGCCGCGCGGTGGCGATGCGGCTGCCGATGAGGTGACGCGTGCAGCCGCCGACGCAGGTATCGAGGATTGCCCGCTGACCTTTCTCGATCGGGCAACGCCAAGCTATTCGGCGATACTCGAGCCCGACGGCAATCTGATCACCGCACTCGCCGACATGGCGCTCTATGACCAGGTGCCTGCGCGCCGGCTGATGACCGCGCGGCTGCATAAGCGGCTGGCCTCTGCCGACCTGCTTTTGGCCGACGCCAATCTGCCCGAAGACGCACTTTATGCACTCAGCAAGACAGCTGCCGGGCACGGCATCCCGGTCGCAGCCATCGCCGTGTCGCCAGCCAAGGTGGTGCGCTGGCACAGGAGCCTGCCGCATCTGGCGTTGCTTGCCATGAACGCAGCCGAAGCCGCCACATTGAGCGGAAGCCCTGCGGAAGATCCCCGCAACTGGTCCGACCTGCTCTCCCCGCTCGGACTTTGTTGCGGCCTGATCAGCGCCGGCGCAGGCCCGGTAATGGCCTTTGACGATAGCGGCGTCACCCTGCTGGCATCGCCACCGTTGGGCAGCCTTGCCGATGTCACCGGCGCCGGCGATGCGCTCGCTTCAGGCTTTGTCGACGGCCTGCTTGCGGGCGGCACCCGCGAAAACAATCTCATTCGCGGCATTGCGCTGGCGCGGCTTACCGCTACCGTGCGCGGGCCGGTACGGCCGGATTTATCGCCGCACCTGCTTGCCCAGGCCCTCGCCGCCATGCCAAAGCCCACGCCAATCCACACTTGA
- a CDS encoding pseudouridine-5'-phosphate glycosidase — MPGSIDIETTQEVADALAAGRPVVALESTIITHGMPWPGNRDMALEVEAVIRAEGAVPATIAIIDGTLHAGLDTASITALAQASDVMKVSRADFAFAIAEGRTGATTVAATMMAAKLAGISLFATGGIGGVHRGAELSFDISADLEELGRTPVIVVCAGAKAILDIPKTLEALETRGVPVVAYGQDEMPAFWSRSSGLAAPLRLDTTEAIARFEITRRALGGHGGMLIANPVPETDEIPANVMHGHIEAALEMAKAQGIEGKAVTPFLLGEILGLTDGASLKTNIALVLNNARLAARIAVALAAGSE; from the coding sequence ATGCCCGGATCGATCGACATCGAAACCACCCAGGAAGTGGCCGACGCGCTGGCTGCCGGTCGTCCGGTGGTGGCGCTCGAATCCACCATCATCACCCATGGCATGCCCTGGCCTGGCAACCGCGACATGGCGCTCGAGGTTGAGGCTGTAATCCGCGCGGAAGGCGCAGTCCCGGCCACCATCGCCATCATCGACGGCACCCTGCATGCGGGCCTCGATACGGCGTCCATCACCGCGCTCGCCCAGGCCAGCGACGTCATGAAGGTCTCACGCGCCGATTTCGCCTTCGCCATTGCCGAGGGTCGCACTGGCGCCACCACTGTCGCTGCCACCATGATGGCGGCAAAACTGGCCGGCATTTCGTTGTTTGCCACAGGCGGCATCGGTGGCGTCCACCGCGGCGCCGAGCTGAGCTTTGATATCTCCGCCGATCTCGAAGAACTGGGTCGCACGCCGGTGATCGTTGTCTGCGCCGGCGCCAAGGCCATTCTCGATATCCCCAAGACGCTGGAAGCACTGGAAACCCGCGGCGTGCCGGTGGTGGCCTATGGCCAGGACGAGATGCCGGCGTTCTGGTCGCGCAGTTCGGGCCTTGCCGCACCGCTCAGGCTTGACACGACCGAAGCCATTGCCAGGTTCGAGATCACCCGCCGCGCGCTGGGTGGCCATGGCGGTATGCTGATTGCCAACCCGGTGCCCGAAACAGATGAAATTCCCGCCAATGTAATGCACGGCCATATCGAGGCCGCACTCGAAATGGCCAAGGCTCAAGGCATCGAGGGCAAGGCGGTAACGCCTTTCCTGCTGGGCGAAATCCTCGGCCTGACCGACGGCGCGAGCCTCAAGACCAACATCGCGCTGGTGCTCAACAATGCCCGCCTCGCCGCCCGCATTGCCGTGGCGCTGGCAGCCGGATCAGAATGA
- a CDS encoding BrnA antitoxin family protein has translation MKPTRRTGSVFDKAEAAFKSATTKPVEAAPKPATVPEGKELVSLRLDRAVLEHFQEDGPGWQDRINAALRAAAGL, from the coding sequence ATGAAACCAACCCGACGCACTGGCAGCGTATTCGACAAGGCAGAAGCCGCCTTCAAATCCGCGACCACCAAGCCGGTCGAAGCCGCCCCCAAACCCGCAACCGTGCCCGAGGGCAAGGAACTGGTTTCGCTGCGGCTCGACCGCGCCGTACTCGAGCATTTTCAGGAAGACGGCCCCGGCTGGCAAGACCGCATCAATGCCGCACTGCGCGCCGCCGCCGGGCTTTGA
- a CDS encoding OmpA family protein — translation MKTKILAAALAAIFVSACTTDPYTGQQKVSNLAGGAALGAAAGAGLGLLAGGDDRKNALIGAGIGALAGGAIGGYMDQQESELRAQLQGTGVSVTRVGNNIVLNMPSNITFDSDQSAVKPEFYPTLNSVALVLKKFNRSLVDVAGHTDSTGSDSYNLTLSQQRAQSVASYLISQGNNSQRFYTQGFGESRPVADNSTEFGRAANRRVEIQIAPLS, via the coding sequence ATGAAAACCAAAATCCTGGCAGCGGCGCTGGCCGCAATCTTTGTGTCCGCCTGCACGACCGATCCTTATACCGGACAGCAGAAGGTATCGAACCTGGCTGGCGGTGCGGCGCTGGGCGCGGCTGCCGGTGCGGGCCTTGGCCTGCTGGCTGGCGGCGACGACCGCAAGAACGCGCTGATTGGCGCTGGTATCGGGGCGCTCGCAGGCGGCGCGATCGGCGGTTACATGGATCAGCAGGAATCCGAATTGCGGGCGCAATTGCAGGGCACCGGCGTATCGGTGACCCGCGTGGGCAACAACATCGTGCTCAACATGCCGTCCAACATCACCTTCGACAGTGACCAGTCGGCGGTCAAGCCGGAGTTCTACCCGACCCTGAACTCGGTGGCGCTGGTGCTGAAGAAATTTAACCGCTCGCTCGTCGACGTTGCCGGTCACACCGATTCGACCGGTTCGGACAGCTACAACCTGACCCTGTCGCAGCAGCGTGCGCAGTCGGTTGCCAGCTACCTGATTTCGCAGGGCAACAATAGCCAGCGGTTCTACACCCAGGGCTTCGGCGAAAGCCGTCCGGTGGCCGACAACAGCACCGAGTTCGGACGTGCGGCCAACCGTCGTGTGGAAATCCAGATCGCGCCGCTGAGCTGA
- the cckA gene encoding cell cycle histidine kinase CckA: protein MTDTTPSAGHPAPLVDRSAKPRSVSRLIFLALVMIGASVVFFLFKDKLNNDVMLGILGVLAVVGIFFLVSTVIGFVTIMPKTVTDPLARAFIDSHPEGTLVTDNKDRVIYANHAYGKLTGSSSAADVQSIEAILSRHRESTEAVYRLTNAMRDGREGQEEFRMTQPLGETREGGSSAHWYRLRGRPVTGVDGAEKLMAWQLSDISHERTEQEMVFKELQNAINYLDHAPVGFFSAGRDGDIVYLNATLADWLGIDFTAFSPGKLMLRDLVAGSGMALVESVQAEPGLNRTAQLDLDLLKSNGQSLPVRLVHRVSATRDGSPGESRTIVISREDGGSGVQDAARAEMRFTRFFNNTPMAIASVDGQGKILRTNGPFLQMFHGLVTRDDMERGTLFETVLRAEDRKGFQDALRQAADKQGDITPIDSRRADNEERHFRFYVNAVIEHTEEAPEETAIIYAVETTEQKALEAQMAQTQKMNAVGTLAGGIAHDFNNVLTAILLSADHLLMSLRPSDSSFADLIEIKRNANRAAVLVRQLLAFSRKQTMRPTVLSMTDVIGDLRMLVDRLTGTNVKLELEFGRDLWPVKTDLGQFEQVLINLAVNARDAMPEGGTITVRTRNVEADEVERLNHRGMEVGEYVLIEISDEGTGISPEVMEKIFEPFFTTKDVGKGTGLGLSMVYGIIKQSGGYIYPDSELGKGTTFRIYLPRHVEDEAEKAAAAAEAAAILEAVRNGVVAEPVKSTNGPEDLTGGSSVVLLVEDEEAVRRGGKRMLEARGYEVHEAGTGVEALEVLQELEGRVDIVVSDVVMPEMDGPTLLTELRKDYPDMKFIFVSGYAEDAFARNLPADAKFGFLAKPFSLKQLATAVREMLDE, encoded by the coding sequence ATGACAGATACGACGCCCTCGGCCGGACATCCGGCGCCGCTTGTGGACCGAAGCGCCAAACCGCGTTCCGTGTCGAGGCTCATTTTCCTCGCACTGGTGATGATTGGCGCCTCCGTTGTGTTTTTCCTGTTCAAGGACAAACTCAACAATGACGTGATGCTCGGCATTCTCGGCGTGCTGGCGGTGGTCGGGATCTTTTTCCTGGTGTCGACCGTGATCGGCTTTGTCACCATCATGCCCAAGACCGTGACCGATCCGTTGGCGCGGGCGTTTATCGACAGCCATCCCGAAGGCACGCTTGTTACCGACAACAAGGACCGGGTGATCTACGCCAATCATGCCTATGGAAAACTGACCGGTTCTTCCAGTGCTGCCGACGTGCAGTCGATCGAGGCAATCCTGTCACGTCACCGCGAATCCACCGAGGCCGTCTACCGGTTGACCAACGCCATGCGCGATGGCCGCGAGGGGCAGGAAGAATTCCGGATGACGCAGCCGCTCGGCGAAACCCGCGAAGGCGGCAGTTCGGCGCATTGGTACCGTTTGCGTGGCCGGCCGGTGACCGGCGTCGACGGCGCCGAGAAGCTGATGGCCTGGCAATTGTCCGATATCAGCCACGAGCGCACCGAACAGGAGATGGTGTTCAAGGAGTTGCAGAACGCCATCAACTATCTTGATCACGCGCCGGTCGGGTTCTTTTCCGCAGGCCGCGATGGCGACATCGTCTATCTCAATGCGACGCTGGCCGACTGGCTAGGGATCGATTTCACCGCATTCTCGCCGGGCAAGTTAATGCTGCGCGATCTGGTGGCGGGTTCCGGCATGGCGCTTGTGGAATCGGTACAGGCGGAGCCGGGACTGAACCGCACCGCGCAGCTCGATCTCGATTTGCTCAAGTCCAACGGCCAGAGCTTGCCTGTACGACTGGTGCACCGAGTGAGTGCAACCCGCGACGGCTCGCCGGGCGAAAGCCGCACCATCGTCATCAGCCGCGAAGACGGCGGTTCGGGCGTCCAGGATGCGGCACGGGCGGAAATGCGGTTTACCCGTTTTTTTAACAACACGCCCATGGCGATTGCATCGGTCGATGGACAGGGCAAGATCCTGCGCACCAACGGGCCGTTCCTGCAGATGTTTCATGGTCTGGTGACGCGTGACGACATGGAGCGCGGCACGTTGTTTGAGACGGTGCTGCGCGCCGAAGATCGCAAGGGGTTTCAGGATGCCCTGCGGCAGGCGGCAGACAAACAGGGAGACATCACGCCGATCGACAGCCGCCGTGCCGACAACGAGGAACGGCATTTCCGCTTTTACGTCAATGCGGTGATCGAACACACCGAGGAGGCGCCGGAGGAAACCGCGATCATCTATGCGGTCGAGACCACCGAGCAGAAGGCGCTCGAAGCGCAGATGGCGCAGACCCAGAAGATGAACGCCGTGGGCACGTTGGCCGGCGGCATTGCCCATGACTTCAACAATGTGCTGACCGCGATCCTGTTGTCAGCCGACCACCTGCTGATGTCGCTCAGGCCATCGGATTCGAGTTTTGCCGACCTCATCGAGATCAAGCGCAACGCCAATCGCGCAGCCGTGCTGGTGCGCCAGTTGCTGGCGTTCTCGCGCAAGCAGACGATGCGCCCGACGGTGCTGTCGATGACCGACGTGATTGGCGATCTGAGGATGCTGGTCGACCGGTTGACGGGGACAAATGTGAAGCTCGAGCTGGAGTTTGGCCGCGATCTGTGGCCGGTCAAGACCGATCTGGGGCAGTTCGAGCAGGTGCTGATCAACCTCGCCGTCAATGCCCGTGACGCCATGCCCGAGGGTGGCACGATCACGGTCAGAACCCGAAATGTCGAGGCGGATGAGGTCGAGCGGCTCAATCATCGCGGCATGGAAGTGGGCGAATATGTTCTGATCGAGATCTCGGACGAGGGCACCGGCATATCGCCTGAGGTGATGGAAAAGATCTTCGAGCCGTTTTTCACCACCAAGGATGTCGGCAAGGGCACGGGCCTTGGCCTGTCGATGGTTTACGGCATCATCAAGCAGTCGGGTGGCTACATCTATCCCGACTCGGAACTGGGCAAGGGGACTACCTTCCGGATCTACCTGCCGCGGCATGTGGAAGACGAGGCCGAGAAGGCCGCCGCAGCGGCGGAAGCTGCGGCGATCCTGGAGGCTGTCCGCAACGGTGTGGTGGCGGAACCCGTCAAATCGACCAATGGGCCGGAAGATCTGACCGGAGGATCCTCTGTGGTGTTGCTGGTCGAGGATGAGGAAGCGGTGCGGCGTGGCGGCAAGCGGATGCTGGAAGCGCGCGGCTACGAGGTACATGAAGCGGGCACCGGCGTCGAAGCGCTGGAGGTGCTGCAGGAACTCGAAGGCCGGGTCGACATCGTCGTCTCCGACGTGGTGATGCCGGAAATGGACGGGCCGACCCTGCTGACCGAATTGCGCAAGGACTATCCGGACATGAAGTTCATCTTCGTCTCAGGCTATGCCGAGGATGCGTTTGCACGCAACCTGCCGGCGGACGCCAAATTCGGGTTTCTGGCCAAGCCGTTCTCGCTCAAACAATTGGCCACGGCGGTCCGGGAAATGCTGGACGAATAG
- a CDS encoding flagellar biosynthetic protein FliO, whose amino-acid sequence MPDNILDGHGATLLIAVIVVAVALLALVGVFRLIRGRTSSTFVRGGRGRQPRLAVLDAAAVDTRRRIVLIRRDDVEHLVMIGGPTDVVIESRITRMPDEPADTRPVAPARMPTPVTMADPAPRAAASAAPAPVAQQQSRTARPQPAARPQPTAAPREARPSDSARPAPSPQAAIAATVTTATAVGSVQADAADALETARARVFDEPDFSDTVLDEVPPAPITAPTSVDPSLAARQAEPASNPEIELPGYSEVLADQADSSSSPDPAQPSEPARTPVPAAGERSAPAGDFESVLAAELSEDLSLDGFDDGFLDSPDQGTGPLPDVEPVEPPEVKPDTSPSRDSLEAEMARLLGDLSRKPS is encoded by the coding sequence TTGCCCGACAACATTCTGGACGGTCACGGGGCAACGTTACTGATCGCGGTTATTGTCGTCGCCGTGGCGCTTCTGGCGCTGGTCGGCGTTTTCCGGCTTATTCGCGGACGGACGTCCTCGACATTCGTGCGCGGTGGCCGCGGCCGCCAGCCACGCCTGGCCGTGCTGGATGCCGCCGCCGTCGATACACGGCGCCGAATCGTGCTCATTCGTCGCGACGATGTCGAGCACCTGGTAATGATCGGTGGCCCGACCGACGTCGTCATTGAAAGCCGCATCACTCGGATGCCGGACGAACCCGCCGACACTAGGCCGGTCGCCCCTGCCCGCATGCCGACCCCGGTTACGATGGCCGATCCCGCGCCGCGAGCGGCGGCGTCTGCTGCGCCAGCCCCCGTCGCGCAACAGCAAAGCCGGACAGCCAGGCCCCAACCGGCCGCGCGGCCGCAACCGACTGCAGCCCCGCGCGAGGCGCGCCCATCCGATTCAGCCCGCCCGGCGCCATCCCCACAGGCGGCCATCGCGGCCACGGTCACTACTGCGACAGCGGTCGGATCGGTTCAGGCCGACGCCGCTGACGCCTTGGAAACCGCCCGCGCACGGGTGTTTGACGAGCCTGACTTTAGCGACACTGTGCTTGACGAAGTGCCTCCGGCGCCGATCACCGCGCCCACTTCTGTCGACCCATCGCTCGCCGCCCGTCAGGCTGAGCCCGCGTCAAACCCTGAAATCGAACTGCCAGGCTACAGTGAAGTTCTGGCCGACCAAGCCGATTCATCTTCTTCCCCCGACCCGGCCCAGCCCTCCGAACCGGCACGGACACCTGTTCCTGCGGCAGGCGAGCGGTCGGCGCCGGCTGGTGATTTCGAATCGGTTCTCGCCGCCGAACTGTCGGAAGATCTGTCGCTTGATGGATTTGACGACGGCTTTCTCGATTCCCCCGATCAGGGCACTGGTCCGTTGCCGGATGTCGAGCCGGTCGAGCCACCGGAAGTCAAGCCCGACACCTCACCTTCACGCGACTCGCTTGAGGCCGAAATGGCGCGGTTGCTCGGCGACCTGTCGCGCAAGCCTTCTTAA
- the dksA gene encoding RNA polymerase-binding protein DksA, which yields MSEDFDFSSYVPSDEEDFMNAKQRAYFRAKLTAWRNDILKEARETLDHLAEESANHPDVADRASSESDRAIELRARDRQRKLIGKIDSALTRIDEGTYGYCEETGEPISLKRLDARPIATLSIEAQERHERREKVYRDE from the coding sequence ATGAGTGAAGACTTCGATTTTTCCTCTTATGTGCCCTCTGATGAAGAGGATTTCATGAACGCCAAGCAGCGGGCCTATTTTCGGGCCAAGCTGACTGCATGGCGCAATGACATCCTCAAAGAGGCGCGCGAGACGCTTGACCATCTCGCGGAGGAAAGTGCCAACCATCCTGATGTCGCTGACCGGGCATCATCCGAAAGTGATCGTGCGATCGAATTGCGCGCTCGTGACCGGCAACGCAAGCTGATCGGCAAGATCGATTCGGCTTTGACGCGGATCGACGAGGGAACCTACGGATATTGCGAAGAGACCGGCGAGCCGATCAGCCTGAAACGGCTCGATGCGCGGCCGATTGCGACATTGTCGATCGAGGCGCAGGAACGCCACGAGCGGCGTGAAAAGGTTTATCGCGACGAATAG
- a CDS encoding SixA phosphatase family protein has translation MRVFLVRHAHASWALPGTRDFDRPLDTRGRDEVRQLAAAMVVNGYEPDLVYCSTARRCEETLTLLLPQLGLSPVIERSDTLYAGSHERYLDLIRASHADSVRSIMIVGHNPMIEDTAQALLQDNSAAFAEALAGGFPTAGLLIVDCPRVEAGWRAGDAQFVALISPADT, from the coding sequence TTGCGTGTATTTCTCGTCCGCCACGCCCACGCCAGTTGGGCGCTGCCCGGCACACGCGACTTCGACAGGCCGCTTGACACAAGGGGACGGGACGAAGTCCGGCAACTGGCGGCGGCCATGGTGGTCAACGGCTATGAACCGGACCTGGTCTACTGCTCCACCGCACGCCGCTGTGAAGAGACACTCACATTGCTGCTCCCGCAGCTTGGCCTGTCGCCCGTCATCGAACGCAGCGACACGCTCTACGCCGGCAGTCACGAAAGATACCTTGATCTCATCAGGGCCAGCCACGCAGACAGCGTCCGCTCGATCATGATCGTCGGCCACAATCCGATGATCGAAGACACCGCACAGGCGTTATTGCAGGACAATTCCGCCGCCTTTGCCGAAGCGCTTGCCGGCGGCTTCCCGACCGCAGGGCTGCTAATTGTCGATTGCCCCCGGGTCGAAGCCGGATGGCGTGCCGGGGATGCCCAATTTGTGGCGCTTATCTCGCCCGCCGACACCTGA
- a CDS encoding YcjX family protein, translating to MSSSITTLADEALIAFDTLTDRASNLIEPTLRLGVTGLSRAGKTVFITSLVHNLLHGGRLPMFQASHSGRLAGATLEPQPDDAVPRFQYEDHAARLIEERLWPDSTRAISELRLVIEYESASGWNRFFSGGRLCLDIVDYPGEWLLDLPLLGQDFAAFSLNAASLARSSARLDLATPWLDRAGTIDPHKPANEGDARELARLYTDYLRACKRDERALSTLPPGRFLMPGDLDGSPALTFAPLPNLPDTPAPKGSLQAMMERRFESYKSVVVKPFFREHVARLDRQIVLIDAMQAMNAGREAVIDLERALSDVLSCFRPGRGNLLTSLVSRRIDKVLIAATKADHLHHESHDRLEAIARRIVDRASKDIGSSGAHIEVLALAAVRATREATARQDGETLPVIVGIPLEGEKIGTESFDGNRKTAIFPGDLPLNPDSFFKAVDSGSQAMPPDINIVRFRPPMIELSDSGVKLSLPHIRLDRALEYLLGDRLA from the coding sequence GTGTCGTCTTCCATCACCACCCTCGCCGATGAGGCGCTGATCGCCTTTGACACGCTCACCGATCGCGCAAGCAATCTGATCGAGCCGACGCTGCGGCTCGGGGTCACCGGCCTGTCGCGCGCAGGCAAGACTGTATTCATCACCTCGCTGGTGCACAATCTGCTGCATGGCGGCCGCCTGCCGATGTTTCAAGCGTCCCATTCCGGCCGTCTGGCCGGCGCCACGCTCGAACCGCAGCCCGACGACGCCGTGCCGCGGTTCCAGTACGAGGATCATGCAGCCCGGCTGATTGAAGAGCGTCTGTGGCCCGATTCCACTCGCGCCATTTCCGAACTGCGATTGGTTATCGAATATGAATCGGCCAGCGGCTGGAACCGCTTCTTTTCGGGCGGCAGACTGTGCCTCGATATTGTCGACTATCCCGGTGAATGGTTGCTAGATCTGCCGCTTCTGGGCCAGGATTTTGCAGCCTTCTCGCTCAATGCCGCCAGTCTTGCGCGGTCCTCGGCCCGTCTCGACCTGGCCACGCCGTGGCTTGATCGGGCGGGCACCATCGACCCGCACAAACCCGCCAATGAGGGCGACGCGCGCGAACTGGCGCGGCTCTACACGGATTATCTCCGGGCTTGCAAACGTGATGAACGGGCACTCTCCACCCTGCCGCCGGGGCGGTTCCTGATGCCTGGCGACCTTGATGGATCACCGGCGCTGACCTTTGCGCCCTTGCCGAACCTGCCCGATACGCCGGCGCCAAAGGGATCGCTGCAGGCAATGATGGAGCGCCGTTTCGAAAGCTACAAATCCGTCGTCGTCAAACCCTTCTTCCGCGAACATGTCGCCCGCCTTGATCGGCAAATCGTATTGATCGACGCCATGCAGGCAATGAATGCCGGCCGCGAAGCGGTGATCGATCTCGAGCGAGCGCTGTCGGATGTGCTGTCATGCTTCCGGCCGGGTCGCGGCAATCTGCTCACCAGCCTGGTTTCGCGCCGCATCGACAAGGTGCTGATCGCCGCCACCAAGGCCGACCACCTGCACCACGAAAGCCATGACCGGCTTGAAGCCATTGCACGGCGCATTGTCGACCGCGCCTCAAAGGACATCGGCTCGTCGGGCGCACACATAGAAGTGCTGGCGCTGGCGGCCGTCCGCGCCACCCGCGAAGCCACTGCCCGGCAGGATGGCGAGACCCTTCCAGTGATCGTCGGCATCCCTCTCGAAGGCGAGAAGATCGGCACCGAGAGCTTCGACGGGAATCGCAAAACAGCCATATTTCCCGGTGACTTGCCGCTCAATCCGGATTCATTCTTCAAAGCCGTTGATTCAGGATCTCAGGCAATGCCGCCCGATATCAACATTGTCCGTTTCCGCCCGCCGATGATTGAGCTGAGCGACAGCGGCGTGAAACTGTCGCTGCCGCATATCCGGCTTGACCGGGCGCTTGAATATCTCCTGGGAGACCGGCTCGCATGA